DNA sequence from the Synechococcus sp. MU1617 genome:
TCGCTGACCGTCTCACCATCAGCAAACGAACGGTGGACAACCATGTGAGCAACGTGTTCACCAAGACCGGGTCCAAGAACCGGGTGGCACTGCTCAATTGGGCCATGGACAACGGCAAGATCTGCCGAGACGGCTTCAACTGTTGCGTCCTTCCAGAATTCGATCCCCCCTCAGCCTGATCGTGGAGCTGACAGGCTCCGGCAGGCTTTGCAGAGAGGTAGGACCCACAGGAATCTGAAAAAGCGTGGCGTATTCCATGCAGGCCTCCACGCTGGATCCCGCGAAGCGAAGCATTCCAGTTGTGTCGTACAGACCCACCACTGGATAGAACCACCGATTAGAACCCCTCAAATCTAAAGGAAACCTGTAGGAAAATCCAGTCTGGTCTTAGGACCAGCCAAAACGGCGACGCTGCTCCTCGGGCCAGGACTGAACGGGATGCTGGGCCAGCACCGCATTGCTCCAGCGGGACTCTCCGGTGATCTCCTCTCCGCACCAGGGCGGAATATGCAGATCCTCCTGGGCCGATGCCAGCTCCACCTCCGCCAGCACCAAGGGAGCGTTCTCAGCCTGGAAACAATCCACCACCCAGTCACCACCAGGGCAATCCAAGGCGTAGCGGACTTTGTCCAGGCGGTGGGGCGCCAGATCCCAGAGGGCTTCGGCATCCGCCACGGGGATCGGATATTCGAACTCGTGGCGCACCAGGCCAACGGCATCAGCAGCAGCCTTCAGGGTGAGCCAGGCCTGATCAGTGCCACGCAGGCGCATCCGCACCGTCACACCTTCGGCACTGGCGGCCAGGTAGCCCTGACGCAGGGGCTGTGCCGGGCCAGCACTGCTGCGCCAGGCATCTGACCGCACCAGAAAGCGCCGTTCAATCTCAAGGGCCATGGATCAATTCTGCGAGGGCTGAGCCGCATGCAGGCTTCCCGCCCAGTGCAGCTTGTGGGACAGGGTTCGGTAATACGACGGGCTTTGATTGAGCAACACCATCAGGGCATGGTGGCGCGCCTGCTGAACAACACAGCACTCTCCTGGTTCGAGCACCGTGCAGCCCACACCGTCCTTCCACAGCTTGATGCGGTGATCCCCAGCCCCCAGCGGCCAGATCGCCAACCTGGCCCGGGGCGGCACCACCAGCGTTCGGCTGGAGAGGCTCATCGGGCAGATCGGGGCGACGATGATGGCATCGATGCCGGGATGAAGAATGGGCCCCCCTGCCGCAAGGGCGTACCCGGTGGACCCCGTGGGGGTGGAGAGAATCAGACCGTCACCACGCACCTGGTCGATCACTTCCCCATCGATCTCGAGCTCCAGGGTGCAAGTAGGCGAAATCTCATCGCGGTAGGCCCGGAGGTAGAAGTCGTTGAAGGCCCAGTGGTGCTCTTCATCGTCTTCCAAATCCGGCTGTTGCAGCAGACCGGGGGAGGCCGCACGGTCCTCTGCAGAGCGGCGATCCACCATCGCCTGAAGCATCATGCGCCGTTCGATCGCGAACTGATCGTCCTGAAGGCGTTGCCAGATCTGATCGCCGCGCAACACACGGCGGTCGTGGGTGAGAAAGCCCAGATGGCCTCCCACATTGATGCTGAGGATCGGGATGTCATGCACCGCCAGGTGGCGAGCGGCTCCGAGCACCGTGCCATCCCCCCCCAGCACCAGCGCCAGGTCTGGAAACGACTCCTCAACAGCCAGCAAGCCGGGGAAAGGATTCACCCGCGGCCCCGACATCGCAGTGACCACGTGGGAGCCCAGAGCTTTCAGCTCTTTGGCACATTGCCTGGCTTCACGCTGGGCAGGCTGGCTGTCGGCCCGATAGATCACCCAGACCCGATCGAGACGCATGACCCAGGTGTGCGGGGGTTACCAGCGCAGCAGGTTGAACTGCTCCATGTCGACGGTAACGCGATTGCGATAAAGCGACAGCAGGATCGCCAGACCGACGGCTGCCTCAGCGGCGGCCACCGTGATCAC
Encoded proteins:
- a CDS encoding CYTH domain-containing protein; the protein is MALEIERRFLVRSDAWRSSAGPAQPLRQGYLAASAEGVTVRMRLRGTDQAWLTLKAAADAVGLVRHEFEYPIPVADAEALWDLAPHRLDKVRYALDCPGGDWVVDCFQAENAPLVLAEVELASAQEDLHIPPWCGEEITGESRWSNAVLAQHPVQSWPEEQRRRFGWS
- a CDS encoding NAD(+) kinase → MRLDRVWVIYRADSQPAQREARQCAKELKALGSHVVTAMSGPRVNPFPGLLAVEESFPDLALVLGGDGTVLGAARHLAVHDIPILSINVGGHLGFLTHDRRVLRGDQIWQRLQDDQFAIERRMMLQAMVDRRSAEDRAASPGLLQQPDLEDDEEHHWAFNDFYLRAYRDEISPTCTLELEIDGEVIDQVRGDGLILSTPTGSTGYALAAGGPILHPGIDAIIVAPICPMSLSSRTLVVPPRARLAIWPLGAGDHRIKLWKDGVGCTVLEPGECCVVQQARHHALMVLLNQSPSYYRTLSHKLHWAGSLHAAQPSQN
- a CDS encoding helix-turn-helix transcriptional regulator, with product MSSLDGTDPLEISLSAREIEIIELVAEGLTNQEIADRLTISKRTVDNHVSNVFTKTGSKNRVALLNWAMDNGKICRDGFNCCVLPEFDPPSA